Within the Scyliorhinus canicula chromosome 6, sScyCan1.1, whole genome shotgun sequence genome, the region TCCTGCTATACTCAAatttctcgctatgaaggccaacatactatttgccttctttactgcctgctgtacctgtctgcTTACTtgcagcgactgatgcacaaggacattaaggtctcgctgagtatccgcctctctgaattcaaataataatctgccttcctatttttgctaccgtaACACagagcctcacatttatccacattatactgcacctgccatgcatgtgcccactcactcagcctgtccaaatccccctgaaacatctctgcagcctcctcacagctcatcctcccacccactaAAATTCAAATCGGTGTTATGCTTATTTTTGTGTGAAATTCGCTTTCCACAATTGCACAGAAACAATCCTGTGCAACAATTTGTGCTAAATCGTGTAACTGTTTTTACTGAATTTCCTCAAGAATTGTACATTTAATTAGCAATATTTAAATAGCTCTTTGAATAAAAAGCTTTAAAATCTAAAGGACAAATAAgctcagtgagatcagacagtgtgtaacccgggatggatggagccagtgagatcagacagtgtgtaacccggggaggatggagccagtgagatcagacagtgtgtaacccggggaggatggagccagtgagatcagacagcgtgtaacccggggaggatggagccagtgagatcagacagtgtgtaacccggggaggatggagccagtgagatcagacagtgtgtaacccggggaggatggagccagtgagatcagacagtgtgtaacccgggaaggatggagccagtgagatcagacagtgtgtaacccggggaggatggagccagtgagatcagacagtgtgtaacccggggaggatggagccagtgagatcagacagtgtgtaacccggggaggatggagccagtgagatcagacagtgtgtaacccgggaaggatggagccagtgagatcagacagtgtgtaacctggggaggatggagccagtgagatcagacagtgtgtaacccggggaggatggagccagtgagatcagacagtgtgtaacccggggaggatggagtcagtgtcagacagtgtgtaacccggggaggatggagccagtgagatcagacagtgtgtaacccgggtaggatggagccagtgagatcagacagtgtgtaacccggggaggatggagccagtgagatcagacagtgtgtaacccggggaggatggagccagtgagatcagacagtgtgtaacccggggaggatggagccagtgagatcagacagtgtgtaaccggggggaggatggagccagtgagatcagacagtgtgtaacccggggaggacggagccagtgagatcagacagtgtgtaacccggggaggatggagccagtgagatcagagtgtaacccggggaggatggagccagtgagatcagacagtgtgtaacccggggaggatggaggcagtgagatcagacagtgtgtaacccggggaggaaggagccagtgagatcagacagtgtgtaacccggggaggatggagccagtgagatcagacagtgtgtaacccggggaggatggagccagtgagatcagacagtgtgtaacccggggaggatggagtcagtgagatcagacagtgtaacccggggaggatggagccagtgagatcagacagtgtgtaacctggggaggatggagccagtgagatcagacagtgtgtaacccggtgaggatggagccagtgagatcagacagtgtgtaacccggggagcatggagccagtgagatcagacagtgtgtaacccggggaggatggagccaatgagatcagacagtgtgtaacccggggaggaaggagccagtgagatcagacagtgtgtaacccggggagcatggagccagtgagatcagactgtGTAACCCGGGGAAGGTGTACCTAGTCGGTGGATGTGGGTTGTGGGTCGTGCTGGGGTTGTACAACAGCTGTCAAATATACCACTGATATCACCATGGCATCTATGAGATTGTAATATTCTGAGAGATATCCTAAAGTCACTTCACTTGAACTTCTCGTTCTCATTTTAATACTTACATCTTGCCCTCCTATTGATATTACTTATTACAGAGTATCAGAATCTGGGAATGCCTGTCAATATCATGGCTGGAGGTTCAAATGAAGGAGCAGATCCAACATCAAAACGAATGAGAATGGACACAGGTAGGTTCAGAAAACACTTCAAAATATAACGTCTGTCCTGTTAGAGAGACCATGTCTTGTGCAATAAATCTGCatctcgcacaggaagagggaaCAATACAGGGACTGAATGGCAAGAGGGAAGTGAGTGACTATCTAGGGGGTCATCACAAGTGCAGGAAGCCCCTGTGTTCTGAAACTGTCCAATAGatacctggtattggggactgtaAGGTGGACTGAGACAGTGACTCGGAGAAGGGTCTTCCTGAGCAACAGTGTGACACCGGAGACCACCTCTAGTGGGTTGGGGTTACGAGGCTGGTGGGCCACAAGAGTAGGAGAGTGAGATTCTATGGTCAGTGGAATAGACATTCTTTTACAGCCCTAAGAAAGTGACAGATAGTAGATTACCTCCCTGGTGTCAGAGGGAAGAACATTCTGGAATTGGTGGAACCATCTCGGAGAAGGAGCAGAGACTGGGGGATATCCATGTTCAAAAGTAGTAACACAGAAATATATTGATAGTAGGAATGTTAAAATGGAAGCACGAGTGAAAAACAGACCACGGATTTGTGATATTTGGATTGTTTTGTTCTGGGCCAATGAAGGAGGAAAATGTGAGGCTCGTTAATGTGCAGCTGCAATgttggagaaggagggagagcTTCTCATTCTTGGGTTTAGGAGGAAGGGTTGGAACGGCCGTGATATGAATCCAGGAAGAATAATGGTTTTACAGGAAAGATAAATGGAAAAGTGAAAACGAAAAATTCATACGAACATATGAAGTAAGATAGTAGATCATtcgccccctcgagcctgctctgcaattcagtaAGATCATTGCTGATATATTTGTGTTGAATTTCATGTTCCCATCTATCCTCACTAATGTTTGATTCCTTTATCTAACTCTAtgtacctccaccttaaaaatattcaatcacTCCGCTTCCACGTCATTTTGATGCGGAGAGTTACAGAGTCGCACAACGCTCAGGAAAAAAGTTCTCCTCTTGTCCGAAAAGGGCAACCCCTGATAAAACTATACCCCTAGTTCTGGAAATATTCTTTCCATGACCACCTTGTTCATACCATTCAGGATCATCTTCATTTCAACCATGTCGACCCATGCTCTTCTAAACAGGGAAACTAACCTGTGTACCTAACCTTTCCTCCTCCGACAGCCTGCACATTCCAAGTGTCgcctctgaaccacctccaatgtATTTGCATCTTCCctttaaggagaccaaagctgcacacacaatatggctaccagagcagatcaagGGCTCGGAATCCTGTGGGTAGTAtctcacctgactccccaaagcctgtccaccatctgcaaggcataggttaggagtgtgatggaatacgctccactAGCCTGCatgcgtgcagctccaacaacgcacaagaagctctacaccatccagccagcttgattggcaccccttccacaaaattTCACTCCTCCACCACAGACGCACAGTTgcagtgtgccatctacaagatgcactgtagaaactcaccaaggcttcttcggcagcaccttccaaatccatgaccactaccatctccaaggacaggggcagcagattcCTGGATCACTACGACcttgaggttcctctccaagtcactcaccatcctgacttggaaatatattgtcgctccttcactgttgctgggtcaaaatcctggaactccctccctaacagcactgtgagcgcACCTACTCTACATTGTTGCTACCACAATGTGTCTTAATCCATATTCAGAGGACTAATGACCGCTAGTTTACCTGTTTAAATCAAACAGTATTTATTCGCATTCATACAATGTTAGTTACACAATCACACCATCAACATAAGTTACTCTACAGAGTACTACAAGTTccgaacagtactgtgggtggacctactctacatggactgcagtggttcaagaaggcagctgaccgccaccttcttgagggcaattagggatgggcaaaaaatgctggccaagccagtgaagcccacgtcCCGGAAAAATgaacacattttcaaaaaatattcaaGATGTGGTTTCACTGCCTGAaacataacatccttacttttatgttcaattcccctCGTTAAAAAAAGGAAAGCGTTCCActaattttttttcttatttgctgtacctgcagattAATTCCTTGTGACTCCTGCACTTGGACACCCTCTGCAActtggaattctgcagccattctccatttaagtaattgTCGgacttttattcttcctgccaaagcaaACAACCTCATattttccttcactgttactggataGAAGCCCTGGAAATACATTCGCAGAAGTACAGAGTATATATGTACCAGATACattgcagcatttcaagaaggcgTCTCACCACCTTTTCAATGGCAATTAAGGATAGGTAACAAATTCTGGCCCTGccaaaacctgctcatccagcgAACGATTAAACAAACTGATCATAAATTTGAAATTGATACCCTCGATAACCATTTATATGAAGGGATTTGGGGCAATGGTGGTTATATTAGTACGGTCGACAATGCTATCGCAATGTTTTTGGGTTCCCAGAAAGTGTTTGATAATGTGGCTCAGAGGAGGATTCAGTCGCCTCCTGTAAGAGGAAGTGTACCATCATGGATGGAAAGTTAATGATGTGTTTGGTTTTCTCCATTTGTGTTCACAGATCTGAACTCTGTATTCACTGAGTTCTTGATAAAGTCCGATGATTACCAATTGTTCAAGTTGATGAAATTCTACTGGGACAGATTAGAACAGGCAATTGAAGAAGGGGTGGCTGGAATCAGCATGTTGTTGACAGACAAGTCGGTTTTCAGTGCACAAGAATATCAGGTAAGTGGGAGGGGCAAAGAAAGACTTTGAAGTATTTAACATTGGAGAATTTGCAGGATATATTAACAATGGATGATAAAAGACCAGATTCTAccttgataataatctttattgtcacaagtaggcttacattaacaccgtaatgaaattgctgtgaaaagcccctagtctccacattctggcgcctgctcgtatacacggagggagaattcagaatgttcaaatttcctaacaaacacgtcttttgggacttgtgggaggaaacctgttcTTTGGCACCTCACCTGTAGTCAGAGAGGATTTGAAGATTAGCATCAGAGCCCCTGAAATCTGACTTCTCACACAGCAGCCCAACTTTTAAACCAACTAAAACTGCTAATACCTCCCTCCCAATGCAGATTTGTTGTTGTTTCGGGTGGCGACCTCCCCATTTcaagtatctgggggtgcaggcggTGCGTGATTGGGCCCGGCTCCGGAAATTGAACTTCACGAGCCTGATGGGTAGGGTCAAGGTGGATTTGCAGAGGTGGAATAGCCTTCCTTTGTCATTGGCCGTCCAGGTTCAAACGCAATGAATATTTTACCAGAATTTAAATTTTTATTCCAATACCCGCCAGTGTTTTTGTCAAAGGCATTTTTTCTTAGGGTAGAGCAATTGATTACCTTGTTTATTTGGGTGGGCAAGGTTGCCAGAATTTGGAAAGCCGTGCTTGAGAGAGGAAGGCAGTCGGGTGGTTTTTCTCTGCCAAATTTGAtttattaccactgggcagcgaacaCTGGGCTGGTACAGGGTCCAAGAGGAAATTTTGGTTACGGTGGAGTCTGGTTCATGTCGGGGGCCGAGGTTGTAAGCACTGGTCATGAAGCTACTCCTGTTCTCCCCAGTGAAATACTCGGGCATTCCGTAGGTGGTAACGACTCAAGATTGGAGAGAATTTCAGCAGCATTATAAACTAGGGGCAGTGTCTAAGATGATGCTGATTTATGCAAAACGTCTGTTTGAACCAGCTGGATTAGATGGCATGTTCCAGGGTTGGGAGAACAAGGGGATCGTAGGAATGAGGGATTTATTCCTGGAGGGGCAGTTCACGAGTTTGGAGGAGTTAACCGAGAAGTTTGAGATCTCAAGGTCCGAAGCTTTCCGGTATGTGCAGGATTTTGCGAGGAAGATCTTTCCGACATTCCTAGTGATGCCGACTTCCTTGTTGTTAAAGAGTGTGCTGGCGGTGGCGGGCATGCAGGAGGGGGTACCTTGGGGATTTATGGAAGGATTCTGAAAGAGGTTATGGTGCCGCTGGAGGGGGTTaggttaagtgggaggaggaatttgAATGGCACTGGACGAGGCTGTGAAGTGTTGAGCAAGGTGAATGCCACAAAGACATTTGCGAGATTAGGGTTGATTCAGTTAAACCCTGAATGTTGTTGAACCCTCAGTTAAAGGTGGTGAAAAGGGCGCATTTAATGAggtcgaggatgagccggttgtttgagagAGTggaggacaagtgggaggggcccggccaataacgttcatatgttctggtcttgttcaGAGCTGGGGAGGTTTTGGGGCTCATTCTTCAGCATATAGGCAATCATGCAAATGGATGTGGAGCCCAATCCCCTCGGGCCATATCtgggctgtcaggcctgctggagCTGTGTGGGCCGGTGGCCAAGCATTGATGAATGCTCATTGGTGGGTGCTGTTGggaggaggtcagcttctctTCCCTGTGTCTCAGTATGGCTGGGAGACTTAATGGAGTTCCAATGCCTTGAAAAAGTTAAGTTTACCTCGAGAGGGGTTTTACAAAAGGTGGCACCCGTTCATTCTGTATTTCAAAAAGTTGGCCACTGTCAGATgctaggtggggggaggaggcgggggtAAGTAGAATTTTGGGGGGCACGGGGAGTTGTTTTGGGTCTTTTTTGTATTGGTTCTGTTTTGGTggggtgtgtttttttttaacttagTAAACTTAAAACTTGTATATATTTATGATTTCCAGTTTAATTATTTCACATTTACAGTTAATGACTGCAAAGAGATGTGAAGAGGATTTTCAGCCCATGTCCATTATGGATCAGAACCCAGCTCAGCGACAACTGCTTCTTATGCTCAAAACAAGGAGATCCCATCACTGCGCAGATCCTTTTCCTTCTCATTCTTAATGTTTATCTTTCATTCTGCTCAATATATTCATTCTTATTCTTTACAGAAAATCACTGAGCTTGTGGAGCAGGGAAACCGGGTGGACAGTTCCAAACTTCTCCTAAATCTGGTGATGGAGAAAGGATCTCTGGCCCGAAGGGTGATGTGGGAATCCTTTGTGAAAATGCGTCATGGGGTCCCAAAGCTGGATAAAATACTGAAAGTGATACAGGAACATGGTATGGTTAAATCACAGTGAATTTAGTTTGAGATTCAAACACTGCAGATATTCCTGTAATATTACACAGATTGATTGAAGCTAATTGATTTAAACAGGTTCTGATCCGTTTGGTTATATGGACATCGCACACGATTTATCCGAATTATCCAGTCACCTGAAAGGTAAGAAATGAAATGATATTTCAAACAATTTCATTTGAGATTTGGATGTATTGACTTTATTCAAGAGATTGTCAGATTGTGAGAATCAGAAAGTTAATAGCTGGGCAAATAGGGTTGAACATAATTCGGATACACATAGATTCATATAATTTCTCTCGTATTCTGTAAATGTGTGGCCATTGCATGTTTTCACTTCATCCAGCTGCGGATAACTAttatttctgaaatgtttttaTACACCTAACAGAATTCCACTATCCCGTGAATCTTGATATaaatatcctgtgtgtgtcaaaTGCTCTGCGTGCACAGTAAATCTTAGGGCAGATGTTGAAGGTTCTCTGCACCTGAGAAATCATTCCCACCATAAACAAATCAAAACATTGAGCAGGAAAAACCCACATGGTCTAGAAAGTCAAACCAACTTTGCAAGGATTGGACCATTGGGGCTAAACACTTATTCCCACTGCTCCCTCCCACGTCTTGACCCTGCTGCCTTCAAGGGCCATGCTGTTGTATTCTAtatttccccgcgtcttgactgtgatagagaaattcaaacagcattcattagataagcaaaactgaactttattcactaattagaactgctagcagaaaatggctgatacttggagtcggaaggcagtcagtacaaactgctgagtccgtcccaagtctgcgatagtacagaaaagaaggcgattcttatacattataggatcaagataacatgaatacagcttggtcaggaatttgatcgaaagtaaaacataagtaataatcgttacaatggcgtcaccttctgacctttaggggacttgagtttcatatcattatcttgtctttgttttaagaaagggaagaagttgtttacatacaggaagagacacttgttcagcttgttatgtattgagactactagttccaagccttatctagactctcaggacatgctgtctatgtgtattatgaatctgtgtcttaggttaaattcaattgtaccaagaagacttgactagttttcccatcatgccattatttgcttcacacaatactacactccccccttttgtcatatcatgacaaccagctaaataggtatatccatgattcgtttgaaaatgcatttacacaagcaggcaagcaatcctatccctaatagcattagtagaagtagaaaaaaggccttaaagatccaatcaaataatccatgacccaatcaccctagccaacccggcgggttatagtcgtaaaattcactgccaatttcctgaatttgagcagcctgtttcttaatatggtcggccaggttagtgatattttcagagccatctggaatgtaagtacagcactcgtggcctatgatagcgcacgttcctccctgcgaggctaacagataatccaaagccagtcgattttgtaatgccacggtccggacagccactagctcagctgagacctcggccagtgcttgtctagtgtccctggcttctgttgccgttacgtttgccagatgttccaatgctgaggccatgtagatcagtttgttcatgccttgcccgttccgttttagaaattgttctttttgctcgcgagtgGGAGTGCTTAAGGATGGgtcggtgatgcatttggggtatgacatatcccaaatgcaggatcctgtccaatcaatggggagccacggatatgctttagtgctgcatatgaaataggttccattgtaggctgtaaaatcatcagctgatgtcatccaggggattgtattggtaggttgcacctactttgccccattaactttcctttccctgttttattaaaacatatggaaccttgaacattatacgagtgggcagtgagggagggtggagttaagagggtggagggtggataTAGGTAAGTTGAtatgaagctgaaaatttagtcatgtcatagccaacagatctccatattttcatattccctctatctcccctgattcctgtttgattttgtcgtaaaatccattcaactgtttgcGGTATGAAagggggagagattggagaggtattccttcccttgaatggacagggatgtgggtgcaaacccaacacttgctaatattcaatttttcggcgtaaagatatgacatatgtaaataggtattggaaggca harbors:
- the LOC119967833 gene encoding uncharacterized protein LOC119967833 isoform X1, with product MGDSPTSDPMDLRPSRPVSSTPAPSPSPSLTPPFPPTSSNPIPPSTSPSSPSVSVSPSLRSDSPFPHTSNKDFAQADEKIEVALQKLHQKKQRQHAMKHSQSEYQNLGMPVNIMAGGSNEGADPTSKRMRMDTDLNSVFTEFLIKSDDYQLFKLMKFYWDRLEQAIEEGVAGISMLLTDKSVFSAQEYQKITELVEQGNRVDSSKLLLNLVMEKGSLARRVMWESFVKMRHGVPKLDKILKVIQEHGSDPFGYMDIAHDLSELSSHLKGKK
- the LOC119967833 gene encoding uncharacterized protein LOC119967833 isoform X2; protein product: MKHSQSEYQNLGMPVNIMAGGSNEGADPTSKRMRMDTDLNSVFTEFLIKSDDYQLFKLMKFYWDRLEQAIEEGVAGISMLLTDKSVFSAQEYQKITELVEQGNRVDSSKLLLNLVMEKGSLARRVMWESFVKMRHGVPKLDKILKVIQEHGSDPFGYMDIAHDLSELSSHLKGKK